From Triticum aestivum cultivar Chinese Spring chromosome 4A, IWGSC CS RefSeq v2.1, whole genome shotgun sequence, a single genomic window includes:
- the LOC123083023 gene encoding uncharacterized protein, with product MEAARYGPWSDLPPELLGLVLKRLPSLADRVRLRAVCHPWRSNGLLQQLPIPFPWLTLPDGTFFSIPGGEVHRMPIPDGARCCGAIDNWLFLMSSDDTCTLMNPFSKTTFELPNLVAVWRREAHYESDPKQLLYKLVTPSALDISPDSLIAALTKDGGNGTLCISQPPIATYMVQGNRKPLQHLFDVAFFDGKLYAVSVFGKLFSLKFRNNLGSKPKIKCVIESLGDCRGGPECIPREEVCTYRLYLVECGGRLLMVRRFIRHIGPLSRDYVFENMQTGGFVVLEADLGSNPCRWRRISELGALFIGQHGSKSMPARECSGSEEDCIYFICDYPHPKYFSSPFRDWCVQHAK from the coding sequence ATGGAGGCTGCGCGGTATGGACCTTGGTCAGATCTTCCGCCGGAACTCCTGGGCCTTGTCCTCAAGCGCCTCCCTTCGCTAGCTGACCGTGTTCGTCTGAGAGCAGTCTGTCACCCATGGCGCTCTAATGGTCTGCTGCAACAGCTTCCCATCCCATTCCCGTGGCTCACCCTTCCTGATGGTACCTTCTTCAGCATCCCAGGAGGCGAGGTTCACCGCATGCCTATACCAGATGGTGCTAGATGTTGTGGTGCCATCGACAACTGGTTATTCCTCATGAGCAGTGATGACACATGCACGTTGATGAACCCTTTCTCCAAGAccacgttcgagcttcctaatctGGTCGCAGTTTGGCGGCGTGAGGCGCATTATGAATCTGATCCTAAGCAACTTTTGTACAAGTTGGTCACACCCTCAGCCCTGGACATATCACCTGATTCCCTCATTGCGGCATTGACCAAGGATGGTGGCAATGGTACACTTTGCATTAGCCAGCCACCGATTGCCACTTACATGGTACAGGGCAATAGGAAGCCATTGCAGCACCTATTTGATGTTGCCTTCTTTGATGGAAAGTTGTACGCGGTGTCTGTCTTTGGCAAGCTCTTCAGCCTTAAGTTTCGCAACAACCTTGGTAGTAAGCCGAAGATCAAATGCGTAATTGAGTCTTTGGGTGACTGTCGTGGAGGACCAGAATGCATTCCCAGAGAGGAAGTGTGTACATACAGGTTATATCTAGTTGAATGTGGTGGTAGACTGTTGATGGTTAGACGATTTATTCGTCACATAGGCCCTCTCTCTAGGGATTATGTGTTTGAAAATATGCAGACTGGTGGGTTTGTTGTCCTCGAGGCAGACTTGGGCTCCAACCCTTGCCGATGGAGAAGGATCAGTGAGTTGGGTGCTCTCTTTATTGGCCAGCATGGCTCCAAGTCTATGCCTGCTAGAGAATGCAGCGGATCTGAAGAAGATTGCATCTACTTCATTTGTGACTATCCCCATCCAAAGTATTTTTCGAGTCCATTTCGCGACTGGTGTGTACAACATGCGAAATGA